The following coding sequences are from one Collimonas arenae window:
- a CDS encoding IclR family transcriptional regulator domain-containing protein translates to MSENSKNQHVKPGVEPAAPAVSGTAGEEPLKRDLVAGLEKGLQVIEAFDQERSRLTISEVAQRANLTRAAARRYLITLTHLGYVRHEQKVFSLTPKVLRLGQSYLHSARLPRIVQPMLYRLAYSLEEAASAGVLDHDDLVCVAAVSAGRLVSTTLQPGTRVPAFCTANGRVLLASLPPQQVEEILARLSLEPITEHTIVSKERLLLEIARTRAQGYAVVDQELELGLRTIAVPLKNFRGLTVAAMNVSVHAARIPVEDIVERCLPALLKAQVELTALL, encoded by the coding sequence ATGTCTGAAAACTCAAAAAATCAACATGTAAAGCCAGGCGTGGAACCGGCTGCGCCCGCTGTTTCCGGGACCGCGGGAGAGGAGCCGTTGAAGCGCGATCTGGTCGCGGGCCTGGAAAAGGGCTTGCAGGTTATTGAAGCCTTCGACCAGGAGCGCTCGCGGCTGACGATCAGCGAGGTCGCGCAGCGCGCCAATCTCACGCGTGCGGCGGCCAGGCGTTATCTGATTACATTGACCCATCTGGGATATGTCCGGCATGAACAGAAAGTGTTTTCGCTGACGCCAAAAGTATTGCGACTGGGACAGTCTTATCTCCATTCGGCGCGTTTGCCGCGCATTGTTCAACCCATGCTTTATCGCCTGGCGTACTCGCTGGAAGAGGCCGCATCGGCTGGCGTACTGGATCACGATGACCTGGTTTGCGTGGCCGCCGTCAGTGCTGGCCGCCTGGTGTCGACGACGCTGCAGCCGGGAACCCGGGTGCCGGCGTTTTGCACCGCCAACGGTCGCGTGTTGCTGGCCAGCTTGCCACCGCAGCAGGTTGAGGAGATCCTGGCGCGATTGTCGCTGGAGCCGATCACCGAGCACACCATCGTTAGCAAAGAACGGCTACTGCTGGAAATTGCGCGGACCCGAGCTCAAGGCTATGCGGTGGTGGATCAGGAGCTTGAACTGGGCCTGCGGACGATTGCCGTGCCGCTCAAGAACTTTCGAGGACTCACGGTCGCCGCGATGAACGTCAGCGTGCATGCCGCGCGGATACCAGTCGAAGATATCGTCGAGCGCTGCCTGCCGGCGCTGCTGAAAGCGCAGGTTGAACTGACTGCGTTGCTGTAG
- a CDS encoding IclR family transcriptional regulator domain-containing protein: protein MKKPELHEVEVAKRDLIDGLIKGIDVITAFNDDTVRLTASELAEKVALSRSAARRYLLTLVHIGLAATDGRSFWLTPKVLNLGRSYLDSARLPRAIVPFLQRLTLQLHESTNYSVLEGHDVVYVSRVNAPQQLTTGFEPGTRLPAYTSTAGRVLLSALPDDELRAYLDGVELIAYTHLTVVDKEQLFRELVAIREDGFSITENQYEIGFRGISVPIKSRRGALIGALSVSMMTSSCSKAEAAARCVPALQATANTLMLWV from the coding sequence ATGAAAAAGCCTGAATTGCACGAAGTGGAAGTGGCCAAACGCGATCTGATCGATGGCTTGATCAAAGGCATCGATGTCATCACCGCGTTCAATGACGATACCGTGCGCCTTACCGCCAGCGAACTGGCGGAAAAGGTCGCGCTCAGCCGCAGCGCGGCACGCCGTTACTTATTGACGCTGGTGCATATCGGCCTGGCGGCGACTGACGGCCGCAGCTTCTGGCTGACGCCCAAGGTGCTCAATCTGGGGCGTTCGTATCTGGATTCGGCGCGGCTGCCGCGTGCGATCGTGCCATTCCTGCAACGGCTGACCCTGCAACTGCACGAATCCACCAATTACTCGGTACTGGAAGGCCATGACGTGGTCTATGTCAGCCGCGTCAATGCGCCGCAGCAGTTGACCACCGGCTTCGAGCCCGGCACACGCTTGCCGGCCTACACTTCGACCGCCGGCCGAGTGTTGCTGTCGGCGTTGCCGGACGATGAGTTGCGGGCCTATCTGGATGGAGTCGAGCTGATCGCCTACACGCACCTGACCGTGGTCGACAAGGAGCAACTATTTCGCGAACTGGTGGCGATCCGCGAGGATGGTTTTAGCATCACCGAAAACCAGTATGAAATCGGCTTCCGCGGCATTTCAGTGCCGATCAAGAGCCGGCGCGGCGCACTGATCGGCGCCTTGAGCGTATCGATGATGACATCGAGCTGCTCCAAAGCCGAAGCGGCTGCGCGCTGCGTACCCGCGTTGCAGGCCACCGCCAATACCCTGATGCTGTGGGTGTAA
- a CDS encoding 4-hydroxyphenylpyruvate dioxygenase has translation MTVQEHNPEPNNPLGIDGIEFVEYATAQPLALGALLEQMGFVATARHRSREVTLYRQGTMNVIVNADPSSLPQSDIDPQATVISAIALRVRDADAAYRHAIEMGAWGIQTRAGVMELNIPGVHGVGDSILYFVDRFRDFSIYDVDFKPILNAPVNPPALAGLHFFGVVQTIGRDRSPEWIDFYQQLMDFRPLPQGRYFGVLPKGVLLESPCHRFYLQLVEPPEGAAGLQWDEQLIRVGLGAPDVLEAVRQLKQRGIVFIDREPAQASEKGALTQLYKSGISFELVVSRQGSQHA, from the coding sequence ATGACTGTGCAAGAACACAACCCGGAACCGAACAATCCGCTCGGCATCGACGGCATCGAATTTGTCGAATATGCAACCGCGCAGCCGCTGGCGCTTGGCGCCTTGCTTGAACAGATGGGATTTGTCGCCACCGCCCGCCATCGCTCACGCGAAGTGACCTTGTACCGCCAGGGCACGATGAATGTGATCGTCAATGCCGATCCATCGTCCTTGCCGCAATCCGACATCGACCCGCAAGCAACCGTCATCAGCGCCATCGCGTTGCGGGTGCGCGATGCTGACGCAGCGTATCGCCATGCAATCGAGATGGGCGCCTGGGGCATTCAGACTCGCGCCGGCGTGATGGAACTGAATATTCCCGGCGTACACGGAGTCGGCGATTCGATCCTGTACTTTGTCGATCGCTTCCGCGATTTCTCGATCTACGACGTCGACTTCAAGCCGATCTTGAACGCTCCGGTGAATCCACCTGCATTAGCCGGCCTGCACTTTTTCGGTGTGGTGCAAACCATAGGCCGTGACCGCTCGCCGGAGTGGATCGATTTTTATCAGCAACTGATGGATTTTCGGCCGTTGCCGCAAGGCCGTTATTTTGGCGTGTTGCCAAAAGGGGTACTGCTGGAAAGCCCTTGTCATCGTTTTTACCTGCAACTGGTAGAGCCGCCGGAGGGCGCCGCAGGTCTGCAATGGGACGAACAATTGATCCGGGTCGGCCTGGGGGCGCCCGATGTGTTGGAAGCGGTACGGCAACTGAAGCAGCGCGGCATCGTCTTCATCGACCGTGAACCGGCGCAAGCCAGTGAAAAGGGTGCATTGACGCAGTTGTACAAGAGCGGCATCAGTTTCGAGTTGGTGGTCAGCCGTCAGGGGAGCCAACATGCTTGA
- a CDS encoding shikimate dehydrogenase family protein, whose product MLEISGTTRIFPVIGWPVEQVKAPALFNAYFKRHDIDARVVPLKIAPASYIAAVRLLMAAENVGGILVSIPHKPMSVEAVDQPTSRAVLAGACNAIYKGADGHTLIGDLIDGEGFIRAFDRTCAGTRFDWPHARALVVGSGGVGCAVAAALAARGIGHVAIYDTRIEQAEALRQRLQKTFSTTEVSIGTPSAEGYDLVVNSTPLGMAEDDPLPFDLNGIKSSCIVADCGMKIEMTRLLVEAQRQGCRIQKGREMMIEQAPLYLELFGWPGVSSDAFRALEAI is encoded by the coding sequence ATGCTTGAGATTTCCGGCACTACGCGCATTTTTCCTGTCATCGGTTGGCCGGTCGAGCAAGTCAAGGCGCCGGCATTGTTCAACGCCTACTTCAAACGTCACGATATCGACGCCCGCGTCGTGCCGTTGAAGATCGCCCCGGCTTCCTACATTGCGGCGGTGCGCCTCTTGATGGCGGCAGAAAACGTGGGCGGCATCCTAGTGTCGATTCCGCACAAGCCGATGAGCGTTGAAGCTGTCGACCAGCCGACTTCCCGCGCAGTGCTGGCCGGCGCCTGCAACGCGATTTACAAAGGCGCGGATGGACATACCTTGATCGGCGATCTGATCGACGGCGAAGGATTCATCCGTGCATTCGATCGCACCTGCGCCGGCACGCGCTTCGATTGGCCGCACGCCAGAGCTTTGGTGGTCGGCAGCGGCGGCGTCGGTTGCGCAGTGGCGGCAGCGTTGGCGGCGCGCGGCATCGGCCATGTGGCGATTTACGACACGCGCATCGAGCAGGCTGAAGCATTGCGTCAGCGCCTGCAAAAAACTTTTTCGACAACGGAAGTGAGCATCGGCACGCCAAGCGCCGAAGGCTACGATCTGGTGGTCAACTCGACCCCGCTCGGTATGGCAGAGGACGATCCGCTGCCGTTTGACTTGAACGGTATCAAGTCGTCCTGCATCGTTGCCGACTGCGGCATGAAAATCGAAATGACCCGCTTGCTGGTGGAAGCGCAGCGGCAAGGCTGCCGTATCCAGAAGGGCCGTGAAATGATGATCGAGCAGGCGCCCTTATATCTCGAACTGTTCGGTTGGCCCGGTGTGTCGTCGGATGCATTCCGTGCGCTGGAGGCGATATGA
- a CDS encoding sugar phosphate isomerase/epimerase family protein yields the protein MNLSNFGMDSITLAGPLESKLSASKAAGFSQIMLWAKDLAGHPGGLEQAVRLVKASGIRVTGIQVMRDFEGLSGALHEYKLDIAKNMLQVCKAVGAPLLMVCSSTSSHASGDMPVIAQHLAKLATLAVPLGVRVGYEALSWGRHVNQYTQSWEAVEMADHANLGVVIDSFHMLANQADLDGLEDIPSHKIAMVQLSDFMWRDIRSAEERLETARHLRVFPGEGAHSKELSELLRRLDRGGYRGDYSFEVFNDDYLQLSPDIVARRAHRAAKWVTDQVLRRSLQVRQPTAGHPTMA from the coding sequence ATGAACCTGAGCAACTTTGGCATGGACAGCATTACCCTGGCCGGGCCACTGGAGTCGAAGCTGAGTGCTTCCAAGGCTGCCGGATTTTCGCAGATCATGTTGTGGGCCAAGGATTTGGCAGGTCATCCCGGCGGTCTGGAGCAGGCTGTGCGCCTGGTCAAAGCGAGTGGGATACGCGTAACCGGCATTCAGGTCATGCGCGACTTCGAAGGTTTGTCCGGCGCCTTGCACGAATACAAGCTCGACATTGCCAAGAACATGCTGCAGGTGTGCAAGGCCGTCGGCGCGCCGTTGCTGATGGTCTGTTCAAGCACATCCAGCCACGCCAGCGGCGACATGCCGGTGATCGCGCAGCACCTCGCCAAACTGGCGACCCTGGCGGTGCCGCTTGGCGTGCGCGTCGGTTACGAAGCGTTGTCCTGGGGCCGTCACGTCAATCAATATACGCAGTCGTGGGAGGCGGTGGAAATGGCCGACCACGCCAACCTGGGGGTGGTGATCGACTCCTTCCACATGCTCGCTAACCAAGCTGATCTGGATGGTTTGGAAGACATCCCAAGCCACAAGATCGCAATGGTGCAGCTGTCCGATTTCATGTGGCGCGATATCCGCAGTGCCGAAGAACGGCTGGAAACGGCGCGCCATCTGCGTGTGTTTCCAGGTGAAGGCGCGCACTCGAAGGAATTGTCCGAATTGCTGCGGCGCCTGGATCGAGGCGGCTATCGCGGCGATTACAGTTTCGAAGTATTCAATGACGATTACCTGCAACTGTCGCCGGACATCGTCGCGCGCCGCGCGCACCGCGCCGCCAAATGGGTCACCGATCAGGTCCTGAGGCGCAGCTTGCAGGTGCGTCAACCGACGGCGGGGCATCCGACAATGGCATAG
- the aroQ gene encoding type II 3-dehydroquinate dehydratase, which translates to MTPHPKSVLVLNGPNLNLLGRREPAVYGAQTLADVETICREACRTHGFTLDFRQSNHEGVLIDWIHEAGAAQAAGTLAGVVCNAGAYTHTSVALHDAIKGAAVHLIELHISNVHAREAFRQHSWLSPVAQGVLAGFGANGYALAIAALAMLPTGSKQ; encoded by the coding sequence ATGACCCCGCACCCAAAATCCGTTCTGGTTCTGAACGGACCTAATCTCAACCTGCTCGGCCGCCGCGAACCGGCCGTATACGGTGCGCAGACACTGGCCGACGTCGAAACCATATGTCGCGAGGCATGCCGGACGCATGGCTTCACGCTTGATTTCCGCCAGTCCAACCATGAAGGCGTGTTGATCGACTGGATCCACGAAGCTGGCGCCGCTCAGGCTGCCGGTACGTTGGCAGGCGTAGTGTGCAATGCCGGCGCGTACACCCACACGTCGGTAGCACTGCATGACGCGATCAAGGGCGCCGCGGTACACCTCATCGAATTACATATATCGAATGTCCATGCGCGCGAAGCGTTCCGCCAGCACTCATGGCTGTCGCCGGTAGCGCAGGGAGTGCTAGCCGGTTTCGGCGCCAACGGTTATGCGTTGGCGATTGCTGCACTGGCCATGCTGCCGACCGGATCAAAGCAGTAG
- a CDS encoding porin encodes MKRKLVVAGCLAGCSAVAQADSNVTLYGDIDQYIGYIHSSSGNSVTGLNDGGILRSRLGLRGVEDLGSGYQTKFTLEQGLSANTGAAADSSRLFDRQAWIGMNTPVGEFRIGRQNTIIFFIGGAIDYTERTTYGSVINTFGVPSRYDNDISYKSPRITGFQADAHYALTETAGESVGTRGVYQLGLDYTNGPYRAGYAGLWAKPAANATYSQMVVYHNVYADYDYGHGKLYFAYVRSNNVTASASGNTAAAILNNVSIPNNAFPGTNASVQRMFNIYQVSADYRINPQLRIGALYGVIKDSSGGNAGAQGGNVGAYYDLSKRTTLYGFGNYMKNDANAGFRFSGSAGPTANLTGADINGKSLVGLQAGILHRF; translated from the coding sequence ATGAAGAGAAAGTTAGTCGTTGCCGGCTGCCTCGCCGGTTGTTCCGCGGTTGCGCAGGCCGATTCCAACGTTACGTTGTATGGCGATATCGACCAATACATAGGCTACATCCACAGTAGCAGCGGCAACAGTGTCACCGGGCTGAACGATGGAGGCATCCTGCGCAGCCGCCTTGGCTTGCGTGGTGTGGAAGATCTGGGCAGCGGTTACCAGACCAAGTTCACGCTGGAACAGGGATTGAGCGCCAACACTGGTGCGGCGGCCGATTCCAGCCGTCTGTTTGACCGCCAGGCATGGATCGGCATGAATACGCCAGTCGGTGAATTTCGTATCGGGCGGCAGAACACCATCATTTTCTTCATCGGCGGCGCCATCGATTACACCGAACGCACCACCTACGGTTCAGTCATTAATACTTTCGGCGTGCCATCGCGCTATGACAATGACATCTCTTACAAGTCGCCGCGCATTACCGGTTTTCAGGCTGATGCACACTACGCGCTCACCGAAACTGCGGGCGAAAGTGTCGGCACGCGCGGCGTGTACCAACTGGGGCTTGACTATACCAACGGCCCGTATCGCGCCGGTTACGCCGGATTGTGGGCCAAGCCGGCAGCGAATGCTACGTACTCGCAGATGGTGGTCTATCACAATGTCTACGCCGACTACGATTACGGCCACGGCAAACTGTACTTCGCCTATGTCCGCAGCAACAACGTGACAGCCAGCGCTAGCGGCAATACCGCGGCAGCCATCCTCAACAATGTCAGCATCCCGAATAATGCATTTCCTGGCACCAACGCCAGTGTGCAACGGATGTTTAACATCTATCAGGTATCGGCCGACTACCGCATCAATCCGCAACTGCGTATCGGCGCCTTGTACGGCGTGATTAAGGATTCATCCGGAGGCAATGCCGGTGCGCAGGGAGGCAACGTCGGCGCGTATTACGACTTGTCGAAGCGGACCACCTTGTATGGTTTCGGCAATTACATGAAGAACGATGCCAATGCCGGTTTCCGTTTCAGCGGCTCCGCCGGCCCTACGGCCAACCTGACCGGCGCCGATATCAACGGCAAGAGCCTGGTCGGTTTGCAAGCTGGCATTCTGCATCGCTTCTAG
- a CDS encoding MFS transporter → MPTSTLSQEMPAKAAADATQPTTAHSPRKAALASWIGSAVEYYDFFIYGTAAALVFGKIFFPSFDPVAATVAAFATFGVGYVTRPIGAVLLGHIGDRYGRKKVLTFTLLLMGVSTFTVGLLPTYGQVGIAAPIMLVILRMLQGVSAAGEQAGANSMTLEHAPAHRRAFFTSFTLSGTQAGLILATLVFLPISALPEEQLLSWGWRIPFFLSAIVVLVGIWVRRTLPETPAFEQEKSHKKAKLPLAVLLRDHKKNLARVIFAAQISVVSTIFSVFTLSYAVNTMHIARATMLTVLILANVVALAAIPAFAALSDRIGRKPVFIFGALGSACLIWPYLWCISQANIPLIFVFGLLLSGVVYSAANGIWPSLYGEMFNTQVRLSGMAIGTQIGFALGGFAPTISAAILGQGVNGWMPVAIFVSATSIISAISVATARETYRTPMSELGKS, encoded by the coding sequence ATGCCTACCTCTACACTATCGCAAGAAATGCCCGCCAAGGCTGCTGCCGACGCAACGCAGCCGACAACGGCACACTCTCCGCGCAAGGCGGCGCTGGCCAGCTGGATCGGCAGCGCCGTCGAATATTACGATTTTTTTATCTACGGCACCGCTGCAGCGCTGGTGTTCGGCAAGATCTTTTTCCCATCGTTCGATCCGGTGGCTGCCACCGTCGCTGCGTTTGCCACGTTCGGCGTCGGTTATGTGACGCGTCCGATCGGTGCCGTGTTGCTGGGCCATATCGGCGACCGCTATGGCCGCAAGAAAGTACTGACCTTTACCTTGCTGCTGATGGGGGTTTCCACTTTCACGGTCGGCTTGTTGCCAACCTATGGCCAGGTCGGCATTGCCGCGCCGATCATGCTGGTCATCCTGCGTATGCTGCAAGGTGTGTCGGCTGCGGGTGAGCAGGCCGGCGCCAATTCGATGACGCTCGAACATGCGCCTGCGCATCGGCGCGCTTTTTTCACAAGTTTCACCTTGAGCGGCACCCAGGCCGGGCTGATTCTGGCAACCCTGGTGTTCCTGCCGATTTCAGCGCTGCCCGAAGAGCAGTTGCTGTCTTGGGGCTGGCGCATTCCATTTTTCCTGAGTGCGATCGTGGTGTTGGTCGGTATCTGGGTGCGCCGCACCTTGCCGGAGACACCTGCCTTCGAACAGGAAAAATCGCATAAGAAGGCCAAACTACCGCTTGCGGTGCTGTTGCGCGATCATAAGAAGAATCTGGCGCGGGTCATCTTCGCCGCCCAGATATCAGTGGTAAGCACCATCTTCAGCGTGTTCACGCTGTCATATGCGGTCAATACCATGCATATTGCTCGCGCAACGATGCTGACGGTATTGATCCTGGCAAACGTTGTGGCGCTGGCCGCAATCCCGGCCTTTGCTGCCCTGTCGGACCGCATCGGCCGCAAGCCGGTATTCATTTTTGGCGCGCTCGGCTCGGCCTGCTTGATCTGGCCGTATCTGTGGTGCATCAGCCAGGCGAATATTCCGCTCATCTTTGTGTTCGGCCTGCTGCTGTCGGGTGTGGTCTACAGTGCGGCGAACGGCATCTGGCCATCCTTGTATGGCGAAATGTTCAACACTCAAGTACGGTTGTCAGGTATGGCGATCGGCACCCAGATCGGCTTTGCGCTGGGCGGCTTTGCACCGACGATCAGCGCGGCGATCCTGGGGCAGGGCGTGAACGGCTGGATGCCGGTGGCGATATTCGTGAGCGCCACTTCGATCATCTCCGCCATCTCGGTGGCCACGGCGCGCGAAACCTATCGCACACCGATGAGCGAACTGGGGAAAAGCTAA
- the ychF gene encoding redox-regulated ATPase YchF: protein MSLKCGIVGLPNVGKSTLFNALTKAGIPAENYPFCTIEPNVGMVEVPDPRLKALAEIVKPERILPATVEFVDIAGLVAGASKGEGLGNQFLAHIRETDAIVNVVRCFEDDNVIHVAGKINPLDDIDVIQTELALADMGTVEKAIHRENKKARSGDKDAAKLVALLERLMPELDQAKPVRACGLDAEEMALIKPLCLITAKPAMYVANVSDHGFTNNPLLDQLTVYAASQNAPIVAICAAIESEIADLDDADKQEFLADMGMEEPGLDRLIRAAFKLLGLQTYFTAGVKEVRAWTIHVGDTAPQAAGVIHTDFERGFIRAQTIAYEDFISHKGEQGAKEAGKMRAEGKEYVVKDGDVLNFLFNV from the coding sequence ATGAGTCTCAAATGCGGCATCGTCGGCCTCCCCAACGTCGGTAAATCGACCCTCTTCAATGCCCTGACCAAAGCAGGCATTCCGGCAGAAAACTATCCGTTCTGTACCATCGAGCCGAATGTCGGCATGGTCGAAGTGCCGGATCCGCGCCTCAAAGCGTTGGCCGAGATCGTCAAGCCTGAGCGCATCCTGCCGGCAACCGTGGAATTTGTCGACATCGCCGGCTTGGTGGCCGGCGCCTCCAAGGGCGAAGGCCTGGGCAACCAGTTCCTGGCGCACATCCGGGAAACCGACGCCATCGTCAACGTCGTGCGCTGCTTTGAAGACGACAACGTGATCCACGTCGCCGGCAAGATCAATCCGCTCGACGACATCGACGTCATCCAGACCGAACTGGCACTGGCCGACATGGGCACGGTGGAAAAAGCCATTCATCGCGAAAACAAGAAAGCCCGCTCCGGCGACAAGGACGCCGCCAAGCTGGTAGCCCTGCTGGAACGCCTGATGCCGGAACTGGACCAGGCCAAGCCGGTCCGCGCTTGCGGCCTCGACGCTGAAGAAATGGCTCTGATCAAGCCGCTGTGCCTGATCACCGCCAAGCCGGCCATGTATGTCGCCAACGTTTCCGATCACGGTTTCACCAACAACCCGCTGCTGGACCAGTTGACCGTTTACGCGGCTTCGCAGAATGCGCCTATCGTCGCCATCTGCGCTGCGATCGAATCGGAAATCGCCGATCTGGACGACGCCGACAAGCAGGAGTTCCTGGCTGACATGGGCATGGAAGAGCCGGGCCTGGATCGCCTGATTCGCGCCGCCTTCAAGCTGCTAGGCCTGCAAACCTATTTCACCGCGGGCGTCAAGGAAGTGCGCGCATGGACCATCCATGTCGGCGACACTGCTCCGCAAGCAGCTGGCGTAATCCATACTGACTTCGAACGCGGTTTCATCCGCGCGCAAACCATCGCCTATGAAGACTTCATCAGCCACAAGGGCGAACAAGGCGCCAAGGAAGCGGGAAAGATGCGCGCCGAAGGCAAGGAATACGTGGTCAAGGATGGCGACGTGCTGAACTTCCTGTTCAACGTTTAA
- a CDS encoding DUF6056 family protein — MTNISEPYFLQIHGYSPISRFRLSPNPGKPMPNCPADCLPNTIRQTQIQYDAIQPRKKMKSKTDEVRFFGVQANDAFDTPGDRLTIFIRNGVLVIGVIFLLWILWNAFHAIPAADDFCYGFGARTRGVFQNVVTEYLTWGGRYTPAFLIGAFAVSDKVLLHYYYIVPLLILTLNFLAARHFLSVVGIKNAAFTLLFFVLLMVTFRMRESLFWLAGGATYGIACALFLTLIAEELQIFRGNSVLSTKRVAILSLASVLLASFNETVMLAHIALLFPLMICCFVRKTHRAVAFVLAAAIAGAIISGAAPGNFLRAATMPQHINVLLAAAVALKLILLKYVASFLVSLLLFYCVFAITRPRKEIAFSRRFVVGFSVFLFFALWASIFARTFVMNDLGPERARTIDFMLVNVLGFLVAAYLHARPRPAKTTKRKSLMAGGLVVGIIAVVASFALYPNHTWRPVVEGLTASADLQSLMLARFDAAKRAKGGALEVAGYVHEPKPITFFNEIKANPAEWENVCFSQYFGLTEVRLKAKPE, encoded by the coding sequence TTGACTAACATTTCCGAACCTTATTTCCTGCAAATCCATGGATATTCGCCGATTTCCCGATTCAGGCTGTCGCCAAACCCCGGCAAACCAATGCCGAATTGCCCTGCCGACTGTTTGCCGAATACAATTCGGCAAACGCAAATTCAATATGATGCAATACAACCAAGAAAAAAGATGAAATCAAAGACCGACGAGGTACGATTTTTTGGCGTTCAGGCGAACGATGCATTTGATACTCCCGGTGATCGGCTGACCATTTTCATCCGCAACGGTGTGCTGGTAATCGGAGTCATATTCCTGCTATGGATTCTCTGGAATGCGTTTCACGCAATTCCGGCCGCTGACGATTTCTGCTACGGCTTTGGCGCGCGTACCCGAGGTGTCTTTCAAAACGTGGTGACGGAATATCTGACTTGGGGAGGCCGTTATACACCGGCTTTCCTGATCGGCGCATTTGCCGTTTCGGACAAGGTGCTGCTGCACTACTACTACATCGTTCCGTTGCTTATCCTGACGCTCAACTTCCTGGCGGCGCGGCATTTTTTGTCTGTGGTCGGTATTAAAAATGCGGCGTTCACCCTACTGTTCTTCGTTCTGCTGATGGTAACGTTTCGCATGCGAGAATCCCTGTTCTGGCTGGCAGGCGGCGCCACTTACGGCATTGCATGCGCACTATTCCTGACGCTCATTGCCGAAGAGTTGCAGATATTCAGAGGCAATTCCGTGCTTTCAACAAAGCGCGTCGCAATATTGTCATTGGCGAGCGTGCTGCTGGCTAGCTTCAACGAAACAGTCATGCTTGCACATATCGCACTGCTGTTTCCTCTGATGATCTGCTGCTTCGTCCGAAAAACACACCGTGCTGTCGCGTTCGTGCTCGCAGCCGCTATCGCTGGTGCGATCATTTCCGGGGCAGCTCCCGGCAATTTTTTGCGCGCGGCGACAATGCCGCAACATATCAATGTGCTGTTGGCGGCCGCCGTTGCGCTCAAGCTGATCCTGCTGAAATACGTTGCTTCGTTTTTAGTGAGCTTGCTGCTGTTTTACTGCGTCTTCGCAATCACCCGCCCGCGCAAAGAAATCGCATTCTCGCGGCGCTTCGTAGTCGGCTTCTCGGTATTCCTGTTTTTTGCTCTGTGGGCCAGCATTTTTGCCAGAACATTTGTAATGAACGACCTGGGCCCTGAACGTGCGCGAACCATCGACTTCATGCTGGTGAACGTGCTGGGCTTCCTGGTTGCGGCATACCTTCACGCCAGGCCGCGTCCTGCCAAGACAACCAAACGTAAATCCCTGATGGCCGGCGGTCTGGTGGTCGGCATCATCGCTGTTGTGGCGAGTTTCGCACTCTATCCAAATCACACCTGGAGGCCGGTTGTCGAGGGCTTGACCGCATCCGCCGATTTGCAGTCGCTGATGTTGGCGCGTTTTGATGCTGCCAAACGGGCAAAGGGCGGCGCGCTGGAAGTTGCAGGCTACGTTCACGAACCTAAGCCGATCACTTTTTTCAATGAGATCAAAGCAAATCCGGCAGAATGGGAAAACGTTTGTTTTTCACAATATTTCGGATTGACCGAGGTACGCCTCAAGGCAAAACCTGAATAA